A region from the Drosophila ananassae strain 14024-0371.13 chromosome 2L, ASM1763931v2, whole genome shotgun sequence genome encodes:
- the LOC6500645 gene encoding chymotrypsin-2: protein MARIGRSTVLLLALLALGCNRPASGIRQVQPTEEQQERISQAKSGTFQGRVINGENASLGEAPYQISLQGMYGDHICGGAIVDKYHVLTAAHCVYGYNPSYLRVATGTVEWQKPDALYTVEEHWIHCNYNSPSYYNDIALIRLNEPIVFNEVTQPAPLPTEPLANGTTLLLTGWGSTELWGDTPDILQKAYLTHVDYPTCQAMMSNDPMNGPCHVCTLTSGGQGACHGDSGGPLVANGILYGLVNWGYPCALGYPDSHASVYFYLDWIRTMISGPCSSCNCYASNYGS from the coding sequence ATGGCTCGAATCGGAAGAAGTACGGTCCTGCTGCTGGCCCTGCTGGCATTGGGATGCAATAGGCCCGCGAGTGGTATCCGACAGGTGCAGCCGACAGAGGAGCAGCAGGAGAGGATTAGCCAGGCGAAGTCCGGCACCTTCCAAGGCCGTGTGATCAATGGCGAGAATGCGTCGCTGGGAGAGGCACCCTACCAGATATCCTTGCAGGGAATGTACGGGGATCATATATGCGGCGGAGCCATTGTCGACAAGTACCATGTCCTGACGGCAGCTCACTGCGTTTACGGCTACAACCCATCCTACCTGCGCGTGGCCACTGGAACTGTCGAGTGGCAGAAGCCGGATGCCCTGTACACCGTTGAGGAGCACTGGATCCACTGCAACTACAACAGTCCCTCGTACTACAACGACATAGCCTTGATCCGGTTGAACGAGCCAATCGTCTTCAACGAGGTCACCCAACCGGCTCCACTGCCAACAGAGCCCCTAGCGAATGGAACTACTTTATTGCTCACGGGATGGGGATCCACCGAACTCTGGGGCGATACACCCGATATCCTGCAAAAGGCCTACCTCACACACGTCGACTATCCGACCTGCCAGGCGATGATGTCAAACGACCCAATGAACGGACCCTGCCACGTCTGCACTCTGACCTCTGGCGGTCAGGGGGCTTGTCATGGAGACTCCGGCGGTCCCCTGGTGGCGAATGGCATTCTCTACGGACTCGTCAACTGGGGCTATCCCTGTGCCCTCGGCTACCCAGACAGCCACGCCTCTGTGTACTTCTACTTGGACTGGATCCGAACTATGATTTCAGGACCGTGCAGCTCCTGCAACTGCTACGCCAGTAACTACGGTAGTTAG
- the LOC6500644 gene encoding chymotrypsin-1 gives MEFRFLSLAWWILLLRMGSSIDVIDGKRLATKLSDNRIVGGQEAEDGVAPYQVSIQTTWRTHICGGVILDKEWILTAGHCALDFNLEDLRIIVGTNDRLNPGQTLFPDEALVHCLYDVPYMYNNDIGLIHVNESIIFNERTQIVELSSEQPPAGSTVTLTGWGAPEINWPTVEQLQTINLTVIDHEECRKAWDYHTGIDIGHICTFTKEGEGSCSGDSGGPIMWEGKLVGLVNWGRACGVGMPDMHANTVYYQDWIRRTRSGCKNRVT, from the exons ATGGAGTTTCGATTCTTGTCATTAGCTTGGTGGATTCTCCTCCTCCGAATGGGCAGTTCCATTGACGTCATCGACGGCAAACGATTGGCCACTAAACTCTCCGACAATCGGATTGTGGGTGGCCAGGAGGCGGAGGACGGGGTGGCCCCATATCAGGTATCCATACAAACAACCTGGAGAACCCACATTTGCGGCGGGGTCATCCTCGATAAGGAATGGATACTCACAGCCGGCCATTGTGCCCTGGACTTTAATCTCGAAGACCTGCGCATCATAGTGGGCACCAATGATCGCCTCAATCCTGGACAGACTCTGTTTCCGGACGAGGCTTTGGTCCACTGCCTCTACGATGTACCCTATATGTACAACAACGACATAGGCCTCATCCACGTTAATGAGTCGATCATCTTCAACGAACGCACCCAGATCGTCGAACTTAGTTCCGAGCAGCCCCCCGCAGGATCTACGGTAACTCTTACGGGTTGGGGTGCTCCGGAAATCAATTGGCCGACAGTGGAGCAGTTGCAGACCATCAATCTGACAGTCATCGATCATGAGGAGTGCCGGAAGGCCTGGGACTACCACACCGGAATCGACATAGGCCACATTTGCACTTTCACCAAAGAGGGCGAAGGCTCCTGTTCCGGGGACTCAGGTGGCCCGATCATGTGGGAGGGCAAGCTGGTGGGCTTGGTCAACTGGGGCAGGGCCTGTGGTGTTGGAATGCCGGATAT GCACGCCAATACAGTTTACTACCAGGATTGGATTCGTCGAACTCGATCGGGATGCAAGAATCGTGTTACATGA